Proteins encoded in a region of the Benincasa hispida cultivar B227 chromosome 2, ASM972705v1, whole genome shotgun sequence genome:
- the LOC120071322 gene encoding nuclear transport factor 2 gives MAATQEASSSPTPSAQVVGNAFVGQYYHILHHSPQLVHRFYQDTSLLSRPDVNGVMTTVKSMQAINDKIISLNYGDYTAEIITADAQESHEKGVIVLVTGCLTGKDNLRRKFSQTFFLAPQDKGYYVLNDVLRYVEETESIRSNSSSGDAIKDNATPVTSTPEPEPSHVPNHLTVEPPMALEEEDMNNDPEVCDPSSNDEGSVIEEEQVVEAPHPIEHEVVVTADAAPVAQEDAPKKSYASIVKVPKTVSGPVYVPTTAVRAAPPANPDHQSVGPVKPAPVPDVSAANGDNLPESSNLHEEAEGHSIYVRNLPFDATVEQLEEEFKKFGPIKRDGIQVRSNKQGFCFGFVEFEQLSSVHGALEASPVTIGDRQAVVEEKRTTTRVSGSGRGRFSTGRGGGFRNDSFRARGNYGGGRGYGRNEFRNQGEFSGRPRGSTGRNGEGYQRANQNGGGRGGGRQGGANRTAVAG, from the exons ATGGCGGCAACACAGGAAGCCAGTTCTTCCCCTACTCCCAGTGCTCAAGTGGTTGGGAATGCGTTTGTTGGGCAGTACTATCACATCCTTCATCATTCTCCCCAATTGGTGCATCGGTTCTATCAGGATACAAGTTTGCTAAGCCGTCCAGATGTCAATGGAGTGATGACAACAGTGAAAAGCATGCAG GCAATAAATGACAAGATCATATCCTTGAATTATGGGGACTATACAGCAGAAATAATAACTGCTGATGCTCAGGAGTCTCATGAGAAAGGAGTGATTGTTTTGGTAACAGGATGCTTAACTGGGAAGGACAACTTGAGGAGAAAATTTTCCCAAACATTTTTTCTTGCTCCTCAGGACAAAGGCTATTATGTCTTAAATGATGTGTTAAGATATGTTGAAGAGACTGAATCTATTCGAAGTAACTCTTCTTCAGGTGATGCCATCAAAGACAATGCCACACCAGTTACTTCAACACCAGAACCAG AACCATCTCATGTTCCTAATCATCTCACTGTGGAACCTCCAATGGCCTTGGAAGAGGAAGATATGAACAATGATCCTGAAGTTTGTGATCCTTCCAGTAACGATGAAGGATCAGTGATTGAAGAGGAGCAGGTTGTTGAAGCCCCACATCCAATCGAGCATGAAGTAGTTGTGACAGCCGATGCTGCTCCTGTTGCTCAAGAAGATGCTCCAAAAAAGTCGTATGCATCAATT GTTAAGGTGCCAAAGACAGTGTCTGGTCCTGTTTATGTCCCAACTACTGCTGTAAGAGCAGCACCACCTGCAAATCCTGACCATCAGTCAGTTGGCCCGGTTAAACCTGCTCCAGTTCCCGATGTTTCTGCAGCAAATGGTGACAATCTTCCTGAAAGTAGTAACCTTCATGAGGAAG CCGAAGGTCACTCCATATATGTACGGAACTTGCCTTTTGATGCTACGGTTgaacaacttgaagaagagttcaaGAAATTTGGGCCAATTAAGCGTGATGGTATCCAAGTTAGGAGTAATAAG CAAGGATTTTGTTTTGGGTTTGTTGAGTTTGAGCAGTTGAGCTCTGTGCACGGTGCACTTGAG GCTTCACCAGTAACAATTGGTGATCGTCAAGCTGTTGTGGAGGAGAAGAGGACTACCACTCGAG TTAGCGGAAGTGGCAGAGGGAGATTCTCTACAGGAAGAGGAGGTGGTTTCCGCAATGATAGTTTCAGAGCAAGAGGAAATTATGGTGGTGGGAGAGGCTACGGGAGAAATGAGTTCAGAAACCAGGGCGAGTTCTCCGGACGACCCCGGGGTTCGACCGGACGCAACGGGGAAGGTTATCAGCGGGCTAACCAAAATGGAGGCGGAAGAGGAGGAGGTCGTCAGGGTGGGGCAAACCGCACTGCCGTTGCTGGTTGA